Proteins encoded by one window of Microcebus murinus isolate Inina chromosome 2, M.murinus_Inina_mat1.0, whole genome shotgun sequence:
- the RPTN gene encoding repetin, with protein MPQLLNSILNVIEVFQKYAKENGDCASLSKEELKQLLLAEFGDILRRPNDPESVETIMNLLDRDRNGHVDFHEYLLLVFQLVQACHHKLGNKPCGDRTSRREREQEGTQDLKFPGNTGRQHRQRHEEERQDSHYSQSERQGQDSRHGQSERQGQESHYGQSERQGQESHYGQSERQGQDSRRGQSERQDEDSIFDQSERQGQDSSSGKRLSHKSNSGHPKRQEYIFALNQYEKPVQDFHYGQSERLGQQSSYGQSGRLGQDSYSSQTNQQESGSYYGWSGRMGQESGCGQREGQGLGSHYGQTDRQGQSSHYDQTDRQGLSCQYGQTDRQGQSSQYGQTDRQGLSCQYGQTDRQGQSCRYGQTDRQDQSSQYDHTDRQGLSSHCGQTDRQGQSFHYGQTDRQGQSSQYGPTDRQGLSCQYGQTDRQGQSCQYGQTDRQGLSYQYGQTDRQGQSSHYGQTDRQGQGSYYGQTDRQDLSCRYGQTDRQGQSSHYGQTDRQGQSSYYGQTDRQGQSSHYGQSQTGEIEIQRQNRYSQGTEGTRRDSYVEQSGRSGRLSQQTSRQEVYQNQGQGFQSRNSHQVWEPEEDSQHHQHKLLALIQQEKPLCHKERAGQSCSSEQGHRQAQTRQSQSERQSHGAEEEQSRQSWSRHSRGGLESPWEAQDRQSHKDEQNHQRQNRQTWEDEQNHQRRDRQTHEDEQNHQRRDRQTHEDEQNHQRRDRQTHEDEQNHQRRDRQTHEDEQNHQRRDRQTHEDEQNHQRRDRQTHEDEQNHQRRDRQTHEDEQNHQRRDRQTHEDEQNHQRRDRQTHEDEQNHQRRDRQTHEDEQNHQRRDRQTHEDEQNHQRRDRQTREEDQNRQQQWDRQNYKEKEKYHGSQDQQPQGTQRGCPNREKFCMNEDDQSRGSWGRQREPAFHPTQSGGRPQRREQGGDHPTKAAITPLYDYVQQQKSQQY; from the exons ATGCCTCAACTCCTGAACAGCATACTCAATGTTATCGAGGTGTTCCAAAAATACGCCAAAGAGAATGGGGACTGTGCCTCACTTAGCAAGGAGGAGTTGAAACAGCTGCTCTTGGCTGAGTTTGGAGACATCCTCCGG AGACCAAATGACCCAGAGTCTGTGGAAACCATCATGAACCTTTTAGACAGAGACAGAAACGGACATGTTGATTTTCATGAGTATCTCTTGTTGGTGTTCCAATTGGTCCAAGCCTGCCATCATAAGCTAGGTAATAAACCATGTGGAGATAGAACCTCCCGGCGAGAAAGGGAACAGGAAGGAACACAAGATCTTAAGTTTCCAGGAAACACAGGCAGGCAACACAGGCAGAGGCATGAGGAAGAAAGGCAGGACTCCCACTACAGTCAGTCTGAGAGACAGGGTCAGGACTCCCGCCATGGTCAGTCTGAGAGACAGGGTCAGGAGTCCCACTATGGTCAGTCTGAGAGACAGGGTCAGGAGTCCCACTATGGTCAGTCTGAGAGACAGGGTCAGGACTCCCGCCGTGGTCAGTCTGAGAGACAGG ATGAGGATTCTATCTTTGATCAATCAGAGAGACAAGGTCAAGACTCCAGCTCTGGTAAAAGACTGAGTCATAAATCTAACAGTGGCCATCCTAAAAGGCAAGAATATATCTTTGCCTTAAATCAGTATGAGAAACCAGTTCAGGATTTTCATTATGGTCAGTCTGAAAGGCTTGGGCAACAATCAAGCTATGGCCAATCTGGAAGACTTGGACAAGACTCTTACTCTAGCCAGACAAACCAACAGGAATCAGGTTCTTATTATGGATGGTCTGGAAGGATGGGTCAGGAATCAGGCTGTGGCCAGAGAGAAGGGCAAGGACTGGGTTCACACTATggccagacagacagacaaggtCAGAGTTCTCACTATgatcagacagacagacaaggccTGAGTTGTCAATATggtcagacagacagacaaggccAGAGTTCTCAATATggtcagacagacagacaaggccTGAGCTGTCAATATggtcagacagacagacaaggccAGAGTTGTCGATATggtcagacagacagacaagacCAGAGTTCTCAATATGATCATACAGACAGACAAGGCCTGAGCTCTCACTGTggtcagacagacagacaaggccAGAGTTTTCACTATggtcagacagacagacaaggccAGAGCTCTCAATATGGTCCAACAGACAGACAAGGCCTAAGTTGTCAATATGGTCAGACAGATAGACAAGGCCAGAGCTGTCAATATGGTCAGACGGACAGACAAGGCCTGAGCTATCAATATGGTCAGACGGACAGACAAGGCCAGAGTTCTCACTATGGTCAGACAGATAGACAAGGTCAGGGTTCTTACTATggtcagacagacagacaagacCTGAGCTGTCGATATggtcagacagacagacaaggccAGAGTTCTCACTATggtcagacagacagacaaggtCAGAGTTCTTACTATggtcagacagacagacaaggccAGAGTTCCCACTATGGTCAGTCACAGACTGGggaaatagaaatacaaaggCAAAATAGGTATTCCCAAGGGACTGAGGGGACAAGAAGGGACTCATATGTTGAACAATCAGGAAGATCAGGGAGACTAAGTCAACAGACTTCAAGACAGGAAGTATACCAAAACCAGGGACAGGGATTCCAGTCTAGGAACAGCCACCAGGTATGGGAACCTGAGGAGGATAGCCAGCACCACCAACACAAGCTCTTAGCACTAATCCAGCAAGAAAAACCACTCTGTCACAAAGAGAGAGCTGGGCAATCATGCAGTAGTGAGCAGGGCCACAGACAGGCCCAGACCAGGCAGAGCCAGAGCGAGAGGCAGAGCCACGGGGCAGAGGAAGAGCAGAGTCGTCAAAGCTGGAGCAGACACAGCCGTGGGGGGCTGGAAAGTCCATGGGAGGCACAGGACAGGCAAAGCCACAAAGACGAGCAGAACCATCAGAGGCAAAACAGGCAAACCTGGGAAGACGAGCAGAACCATCAGAGGCGAGACAGGCAAACCCACGAAGACGAGCAGAACCATCAGAGGCGAGACAGGCAAACCCACGAAGACGAGCAGAACCATCAGAGGCGAGACAGGCAAACCCACGAAGACGAGCAGAACCATCAGAGGCGAGACAGGCAAACCCACGAAGACGAGCAGAACCATCAGAGGCGAGACAGGCAAACCCACGAAGACGAGCAGAACCATCAGAGGCGAGACAGGCAAACCCACGAAGACGAGCAGAACCATCAGAGGCGAGACAGGCAAACCCACGAAGACGAGCAGAACCATCAGAGGCGAGACAGGCAAACCCATGAAGACGAGCAGAACCATCAGAGGCGAGACAGGCAAACCCACGAAGACGAGCAGAACCATCAGAGGCGAGACAGGCAAACCCACGAAGACGAGCAGAACCATCAGAGGCGAGACAGGCAAACCCACGAAGATGAGCAGAACCATCAGAGGCGAGACAGGCAAACCCGGGAAGAGGATCAAAACCGTCAGCAACAATGGGATAGGCAGAACtacaaggagaaagagaagtatCACGGGTCCCAGGATCAACAACCCCAAGGCACCCAGCGAGGCTGtcctaacagagaaaaattctgCATGAATGAGGATGACCAGAGCCGAGGCTCATGGGGAAGACAAAGGGAGCCAGCCTTCCATCCAACCCAGAGTGGTGGGAGGCCTCAAAGAAGAGAACAAGGTGGAGATCACCCTACCAAAGCAGCTATTACTCCCCTCTACGACTATGTGCAACAGCAGAAATCGCAGCAGTACTAG